The following proteins are co-located in the Ruminococcaceae bacterium KH2T8 genome:
- a CDS encoding ribulose-5-phosphate 3-epimerase has protein sequence MNNKLKIAPSILSADFANLGRDLAAIENDCEAVHIDIMDGHYVPNLSMGIPVVKSIRKVSNLVFDTHLMITNPEDFIVPFAEAGSDMITFHIECTKDAKALIADIRKLGKKAGVAIHPDTPIEVLKPYCDKDAADLILIMCVNPGFGEQSFMPSALDRISAVRKMLDEAGSEALLAIDGGIRPSNIADAAKAGARHIVAGSAVFKSEDPGATVRELTKLGNDCIS, from the coding sequence ATGAACAATAAACTCAAGATCGCTCCGTCCATACTTTCTGCAGATTTTGCAAACCTGGGCAGAGATCTTGCCGCTATCGAGAATGATTGCGAGGCGGTACATATCGATATAATGGACGGCCACTATGTGCCTAACCTTTCCATGGGTATCCCCGTAGTAAAGTCCATTAGAAAGGTCTCAAACCTTGTATTCGATACTCATCTGATGATCACAAACCCCGAGGATTTCATAGTTCCTTTCGCTGAGGCGGGATCTGACATGATCACATTCCACATCGAGTGCACAAAGGACGCGAAGGCTTTGATCGCCGACATCAGAAAGCTCGGAAAGAAAGCAGGCGTTGCAATCCATCCCGATACTCCCATCGAAGTATTAAAGCCTTATTGCGACAAGGATGCAGCCGATCTGATCCTTATCATGTGCGTTAACCCCGGATTCGGCGAGCAGAGCTTTATGCCTTCCGCATTGGACAGGATAAGCGCTGTAAGAAAGATGCTCGACGAAGCAGGCTCCGAGGCGCTCCTTGCGATCGACGGAGGTATCAGGCCTTCCAATATCGCGGATGCCGCAAAGGCAGGTGCAAGACATATCGTAGCGGGAAGCGCCGTATTTAAGAGCGAAGATCCCGGTGCCACGGTAAGAGAGCTCACAAAGCTCGGTAATGACTGCATCTCATGA
- a CDS encoding thiamine diphosphokinase — protein MTTVVITGGPDIDLETIASVCEGADRVICADSGAQNALLAGIRIDKVVGDLDSLSDEAKAVLKEKNITVDLYPVEKDMTDTEIAIREIPEDHEIRLISSLSGRQDHLMTNILLAVKLRGEGRDISVTDGITDMIPMSGEDSIFVDGIRYPEGLTVSLVPLDFTSPVKGVTTKGLYYELNGQDLHAGSSFSISNKLKDGETSFGISIKSGNMAVIITPTR, from the coding sequence ATGACGACTGTAGTTATTACCGGAGGTCCCGATATCGATCTTGAGACGATAGCATCCGTATGTGAGGGTGCCGACAGGGTCATCTGCGCCGACAGCGGTGCTCAGAATGCTCTTCTTGCAGGTATCAGAATCGATAAGGTAGTAGGAGATCTTGATTCCTTATCGGACGAAGCAAAGGCAGTCCTTAAGGAAAAGAATATAACAGTAGACCTTTATCCCGTCGAAAAGGATATGACCGATACGGAGATCGCCATCAGGGAGATCCCCGAGGACCATGAGATAAGGCTCATAAGTTCGCTCTCCGGAAGACAGGATCATCTTATGACCAATATCCTTCTTGCGGTAAAGCTTCGAGGCGAGGGCAGGGATATCTCGGTCACCGACGGTATCACCGACATGATCCCCATGAGCGGCGAGGACAGTATCTTTGTTGACGGGATAAGATACCCGGAAGGCCTTACGGTATCTCTCGTGCCTTTGGACTTCACATCTCCAGTAAAGGGCGTTACTACCAAAGGACTTTATTATGAGCTCAATGGTCAGGACCTTCATGCAGGATCTTCTTTCTCGATAAGTAATAAGCTCAAAGACGGTGAAACCTCATTTGGTATCTCGATAAAAAGCGGCAATATGGCTGTTATCATTACGCCCACGCGCTAA